In the Blastocatellia bacterium genome, one interval contains:
- a CDS encoding MFS transporter produces MDKPRLSFWQIWNMSFGFLGIQFGWGLQMANMSAIYEYLGAEAHQIPILWLAAPLTGLIVQPIVGHMSDRTWNRLGRRRPYFLIGAILSSVALILMPNSSALWMAAGLLWILDASINISMEPFRAFVADLLPEEQRTRGFAMQSLFIGLGAVIASALPWLLTNLVGIQSTADGEHAIPLTVKLSFYIGAAAFFGAVLWTIVSTREYPPDDMDAFMKVRAEKRGVLGHAREIFRSIAGMPQTMKQLAWVQVCTWLGLFCMWLYFPVAVARNVFGALDEKSPAYTEGVEWAGICFAMYSAVCFVFSFVLPTLARLTSRKITHTLCLLCGAAGLLSVAFIHNKYLLLLSMTGVGIAWASILAMPYAILAGSLPPAKMGLYMGIFNFFIVLPEIAASLVFGWVMQHLLNNNRLSAVIVGGVFMMMAAVLVQRVKDVTAEQERAAPSLVAMTPDVPGAREVAPSQEEQT; encoded by the coding sequence ATGGACAAACCGCGATTGAGCTTCTGGCAAATCTGGAACATGAGCTTTGGCTTTCTCGGCATCCAGTTCGGCTGGGGCTTGCAGATGGCCAATATGAGCGCCATCTACGAATATCTAGGCGCCGAGGCTCACCAAATTCCTATTCTCTGGCTGGCCGCGCCCCTGACCGGCTTGATCGTGCAACCGATTGTCGGGCACATGAGCGACCGCACCTGGAACCGGCTGGGACGCCGACGGCCATACTTTCTGATAGGGGCAATACTGAGTTCGGTGGCGCTGATCTTGATGCCTAACTCATCGGCGTTGTGGATGGCCGCCGGGTTACTCTGGATTCTGGATGCTTCTATCAACATCAGCATGGAACCATTCCGCGCCTTTGTTGCTGACCTGCTACCGGAAGAGCAACGCACGCGCGGATTCGCTATGCAAAGCCTGTTCATTGGTCTGGGCGCAGTGATCGCTTCGGCGCTGCCCTGGCTGCTGACCAATCTGGTTGGCATACAAAGCACGGCCGATGGCGAGCACGCAATTCCGCTGACGGTGAAACTCTCTTTTTACATTGGCGCGGCAGCCTTCTTCGGAGCTGTTCTGTGGACTATCGTCAGCACCAGAGAATACCCGCCCGATGACATGGATGCCTTCATGAAGGTGAGGGCGGAAAAGAGGGGTGTCTTGGGCCACGCGCGCGAAATCTTCAGGTCCATCGCCGGCATGCCGCAAACCATGAAGCAACTGGCGTGGGTGCAGGTCTGTACCTGGCTGGGACTGTTTTGCATGTGGCTCTATTTCCCTGTGGCCGTCGCCCGCAATGTGTTCGGTGCCTTGGACGAGAAATCACCCGCCTACACCGAAGGCGTCGAATGGGCCGGGATTTGTTTTGCCATGTACTCGGCGGTCTGTTTCGTCTTCTCATTTGTGCTGCCCACGCTGGCGCGGTTGACGAGCCGGAAGATAACCCACACGCTCTGTCTGCTATGCGGCGCAGCCGGGCTGCTGTCGGTGGCGTTCATTCACAACAAGTATCTCCTGCTGCTTTCAATGACGGGCGTGGGCATCGCGTGGGCCAGCATCCTGGCCATGCCTTATGCGATCTTAGCCGGCTCACTCCCGCCGGCAAAGATGGGCCTCTACATGGGCATCTTCAACTTCTTCATCGTCCTTCCTGAAATCGCGGCTTCGCTCGTCTTTGGTTGGGTCATGCAGCATCTACTGAACAACAATCGCCTCTCGGCGGTCATCGTTGGCGGTGTGTTCATGATGATGGCGGCAGTGCTCGTGCAGCGGGTGAAAGATGTGACAGCGGAGCAAGAGCGGGCGGCGCCGTCGCTTGTGGCCATGACGCCGGACGTTCCAGGAGCACGGGAAGTCGCTCCGTCTCAAGAGGAGCAAACGTGA
- the malQ gene encoding 4-alpha-glucanotransferase gives MKFPRSSGILLHPTSLPGRYGIGELGQQAYRFVDFLRDAGQRLWQVLPLGPTGYGDSPYQCFSAFAGNPLLISLDQLVRDGWLLPRDVKTAPSLPDDHVEYGAVIAFKLPLLRRAYQRFHARASLRERRAFTAFCRQHASWLDDYALFMSLKQVYEHAAWTQWDNDIKRREPSAINRWRRRLKSEIQCHKFVQYQFFKQWEALRQYCHEQGIRIMGDMPIYVAHDSADVWAHPEWFELNADGTPAMVAGVPPDYFSATGQLWGNPLYRWKVMARTGYLWWIERLKLALSLVDIVRLDHFRGFEAYWAVPGHETTAVNGRWKKGPGAALFKALQRALDELPIVAENLGVITPSVEAIRHRFGFPGMAVLQFAFGGDPQAGTFLPHNYVRHLVAYTGTHDNDTTIGWWTSAGAGHSTRTPEQIERERAFALNYLNTDGREMNWVFIRALLASVADVVMIPLQDVLGLGSEARMNVPARPSGNWRWRFQAHMLTPQLRDRLKQLTILYGRASSQ, from the coding sequence ATGAAATTTCCTAGATCAAGCGGAATCCTATTGCATCCGACATCGCTGCCGGGACGATATGGTATCGGCGAGCTGGGCCAGCAGGCGTATCGGTTCGTTGATTTCCTGCGCGACGCTGGGCAACGATTGTGGCAGGTCTTGCCGCTGGGCCCGACCGGATACGGCGATTCTCCTTATCAATGTTTCTCAGCATTTGCTGGGAATCCGTTGCTCATCAGCCTGGATCAACTGGTTCGAGATGGCTGGCTGTTGCCACGTGATGTGAAAACGGCGCCGTCATTGCCAGATGATCACGTCGAATATGGCGCAGTGATCGCGTTCAAGTTACCGCTGCTCCGGCGCGCTTACCAGAGGTTCCACGCTCGCGCTTCCCTTCGGGAGCGACGCGCATTCACGGCCTTTTGTCGGCAGCATGCTTCGTGGCTGGATGATTATGCGTTGTTCATGTCGCTCAAGCAGGTTTACGAGCATGCCGCTTGGACGCAGTGGGACAACGACATCAAACGGCGCGAACCAAGCGCGATCAACCGTTGGCGTCGGCGCTTGAAAAGCGAAATCCAATGCCACAAGTTTGTGCAGTATCAGTTTTTCAAACAGTGGGAGGCGCTGCGGCAGTATTGCCACGAGCAAGGCATTCGCATCATGGGTGATATGCCGATCTACGTCGCTCACGATAGCGCCGATGTCTGGGCGCATCCGGAATGGTTTGAGTTGAACGCGGATGGGACGCCGGCGATGGTGGCGGGTGTGCCGCCAGATTATTTCAGCGCCACGGGTCAGTTGTGGGGCAATCCGCTCTATCGTTGGAAGGTGATGGCCAGAACAGGCTACCTGTGGTGGATTGAGCGACTGAAGTTGGCGTTGTCGCTGGTGGACATCGTTCGGCTTGATCATTTTCGCGGGTTTGAGGCCTACTGGGCTGTGCCGGGGCATGAAACAACAGCCGTCAATGGCCGATGGAAAAAGGGGCCAGGCGCAGCGTTGTTCAAAGCCCTGCAACGCGCGCTCGATGAGTTGCCGATCGTCGCGGAGAATTTGGGCGTCATCACCCCGAGCGTGGAAGCGATACGACATCGCTTCGGCTTTCCTGGCATGGCTGTCTTGCAATTTGCCTTCGGCGGCGATCCGCAAGCGGGGACGTTCCTGCCGCACAATTACGTTCGTCATCTGGTTGCCTACACCGGCACGCATGACAATGATACGACCATCGGGTGGTGGACGAGCGCAGGCGCAGGCCATAGCACGCGAACGCCGGAGCAGATCGAGCGCGAGCGCGCCTTCGCGTTGAATTACCTCAATACGGATGGGCGAGAGATGAATTGGGTCTTCATCCGCGCATTGCTCGCATCGGTCGCCGATGTGGTCATGATCCCGCTTCAAGACGTATTGGGGTTGGGCAGCGAAGCGCGGATGAACGTGCCGGCTCGACCGAGCGGCAATTGGCGCTGGCGATTTCAGGCTCACATGCTCACGCCGCAGCTTCGTGACCGGCTCAAGCAGTTGACGATACTCTATGGCCGCGCCAGCAGCCAGTGA